The following proteins are encoded in a genomic region of Dokdonia donghaensis DSW-1:
- a CDS encoding FAD/NAD(P)-binding protein, with protein sequence MKHYAIIGGGPRGLFALESLFTALYNNAPEAQIKVTLFEPFEYPGAGWVWNPEQVASNWLNITERALQDLPGRPEIKLGDDIIPAFPSYTEWLPEEQQNPPATHPDQFPPRAKMGTYLNARFATITTALKGFDLLKIVEETVTKLTYIAPEFTVITENTSVTAIDEVVLTIGHQDTELSEQLQEWKNHIAQTDNALLFTEAYPVEKMINANITSESVVAFRGFGLAMIDQIRALTLQRGAHFEMLDNDTKEVAFHARENHPQRFVPFSLDGLPMVPKPINKAVDKWFMPSDDAINAFAEAIHKGACGDHPAKDQYFLLEAMAAVVAPLFLKLGDKAIQHDLTEEEVYFLTINYLNNKSLAHPLLLSHHTPILEMMQLQVEMAVGEAPVSLDYFIGQVWRHCQPTIYREFSYPAIADAVVAEVIALDEASKRYSYGPPVESIQQLIALAKDGVLDLDFVNNPKITCVDRGWQLESNGNNVTVDVMLNAVLDSPQLVTVDTPIIKNLLHNEMIEPKHTDLGIRTDDYGYIEVPEGKSFVPLAVLGRLSKGSVIGVDAILECFGPRTISWSERSIALMKNEK encoded by the coding sequence ATGAAACACTACGCCATAATAGGAGGAGGTCCCAGAGGACTTTTTGCTCTTGAAAGCCTTTTTACTGCGCTCTACAATAACGCCCCAGAAGCTCAAATAAAAGTCACTTTATTTGAACCTTTTGAATATCCTGGTGCTGGCTGGGTATGGAATCCTGAGCAAGTAGCAAGCAACTGGCTTAATATAACTGAGCGTGCCTTACAAGACTTGCCTGGCAGACCAGAAATAAAACTAGGTGATGATATCATCCCGGCATTTCCCTCATATACGGAGTGGTTACCAGAAGAACAACAAAACCCTCCAGCTACGCATCCAGATCAGTTTCCTCCACGGGCAAAGATGGGAACCTACCTTAATGCTCGTTTTGCGACTATTACTACTGCGCTTAAGGGGTTTGATTTATTAAAGATTGTTGAGGAAACGGTCACTAAACTCACCTATATCGCACCAGAATTCACAGTAATTACAGAAAATACATCCGTTACTGCAATAGATGAAGTGGTTCTCACAATAGGACATCAGGATACGGAACTATCAGAGCAGCTGCAAGAGTGGAAAAATCACATTGCACAAACTGATAATGCCCTGCTATTTACAGAAGCCTATCCCGTAGAAAAAATGATAAATGCAAACATCACCTCAGAGAGCGTAGTTGCTTTTAGAGGTTTTGGGCTTGCAATGATTGATCAGATACGTGCGCTCACCTTGCAGCGCGGTGCGCATTTTGAGATGCTTGATAATGACACTAAAGAAGTAGCTTTTCACGCTAGAGAAAACCATCCGCAGCGGTTTGTCCCCTTTTCCTTAGATGGGCTTCCTATGGTGCCAAAACCTATAAATAAAGCGGTAGATAAGTGGTTTATGCCAAGTGATGATGCTATAAACGCTTTCGCGGAAGCGATACATAAAGGCGCCTGCGGCGATCACCCTGCAAAAGATCAATACTTTCTACTAGAAGCAATGGCAGCTGTTGTGGCTCCTTTGTTTTTAAAATTAGGAGACAAAGCCATACAGCACGACCTTACCGAAGAAGAAGTTTATTTCTTAACCATAAATTACCTCAACAATAAATCACTAGCGCATCCCCTACTCCTATCACACCATACGCCCATATTAGAAATGATGCAACTACAGGTGGAAATGGCAGTAGGAGAAGCACCGGTTAGCCTCGACTATTTTATAGGTCAAGTATGGCGACACTGCCAGCCTACCATCTACAGAGAGTTCTCATATCCAGCAATTGCAGATGCTGTAGTGGCAGAAGTTATTGCACTAGATGAAGCATCAAAACGATATTCATACGGTCCACCAGTTGAAAGCATACAACAACTTATTGCACTTGCAAAAGATGGAGTTTTAGATCTTGACTTTGTAAATAATCCAAAAATCACTTGTGTAGACAGAGGCTGGCAACTTGAATCTAATGGTAATAACGTTACGGTAGACGTAATGCTTAATGCTGTTCTAGACTCTCCACAACTTGTTACGGTAGATACACCTATCATTAAAAATTTACTACATAACGAGATGATTGAGCCTAAACATACAGACCTAGGCATACGCACAGACGATTATGGTTATATAGAAGTACCAGAAGGTAAAAGTTTTGTGCCACTAGCGGTATTAGGCAGACTATCTAAGGGAAGTGTGATAGGTGTAGATGCAATTTTAGAATGTTTTGGACCACGCACTATAAGCTGGTCTGAGCGCAGTATAGCCTTAATGAAGAACGAAAAATAA
- a CDS encoding GreA/GreB family elongation factor, with protein MSRGFVKEDDQEETPIIPPRAALPDGVTNYVTSHGLTQLKEELSTLDHKISTLDETDERERRRALAVLNGKRNLLLERIQSARLLDHIKDEEEIRFGATVTYTIAGMPKPITIQIVGVDEANVKDKKIAFTAPIARALIGKKVDETTTFQLGNEEKKLTIKNIAYVE; from the coding sequence ATGAGTAGAGGATTTGTAAAAGAAGATGACCAAGAAGAAACTCCTATAATTCCGCCTAGGGCAGCATTGCCAGATGGTGTGACAAACTACGTCACTAGCCACGGGTTAACCCAGCTCAAGGAAGAGCTTAGCACGCTAGATCATAAAATCTCCACCCTAGATGAAACAGATGAGCGCGAACGCAGGCGCGCACTTGCCGTACTCAATGGTAAACGCAACTTACTACTGGAACGCATACAGAGCGCAAGACTACTTGATCATATTAAGGATGAGGAAGAAATACGTTTTGGCGCCACAGTCACATATACCATCGCTGGTATGCCTAAACCTATTACCATCCAGATTGTGGGCGTAGATGAAGCTAATGTAAAAGACAAAAAAATTGCTTTCACCGCTCCTATTGCTAGAGCACTTATTGGCAAAAAGGTGGATGAAACAACTACATTTCAGCTAGGTAATGAGGAGAAGAAACTCACTATTAAAAATATAGCCTACGTAGAGTAG
- a CDS encoding YbjQ family protein has product MIITTTNSIQGREITQYLGVITDFMYAKLFDTKGLSFKDSFSMSKVYKSGEEGIDAAKQEVLKKLEAKAKEMGAHAIVGVTMDVEVISQNTKLGISAMGTAVVLR; this is encoded by the coding sequence ATGATTATAACAACTACAAACAGTATACAAGGTAGAGAGATCACACAGTATTTAGGTGTGATTACAGATTTTATGTATGCAAAGCTTTTTGACACCAAGGGACTTAGCTTTAAAGATTCTTTTAGTATGAGTAAAGTTTATAAAAGTGGTGAAGAAGGAATAGATGCGGCCAAACAGGAAGTACTTAAAAAACTGGAAGCCAAAGCTAAAGAAATGGGAGCTCACGCAATTGTAGGAGTTACAATGGATGTAGAGGTTATAAGCCAAAACACAAAACTAGGCATCTCTGCAATGGGTACTGCTGTAGTATTGAGATAA
- a CDS encoding endonuclease — protein MKHFYFIAFLISICYNPLIAQVTINELDADTPSTDDQEFIELLTTPEASLDGYVLVLFNGSSSGGDSSYFALDLDGLVADVNGIVLIGSNNVVPVPDFILFDNTIQNGADAVAIYQGDEQDFPEGTLATTANLVDALVYDTNDSDDTNLLNLLGESTQINEGGNGASSSNSIQLNSTGGYDVTTPTPGQLNDGSGVLFNFIGASTSQTAYNEGEEITINFTTTTAVTSTTEFTFTLNNAGFNSADFTGNTSVTIAAGASTAQTTISIIDDQDDEGDEELKITFGEMPDGFKRANDNIIIRIIDNDFTTASYGTPLAPTYDQVESTQPDGYYDSIDTLADDALVQALQDIIADPSTVRAQTYSDIIDILKEADQSPLNSNQVWLVYTEQQRPKLDFQTSGGSNEGLWNREHTYPRSRGGFNDIEYDQVADGIDIFTTTKADSLRHANSDAHALRAADGPENSSRSNQDYGEYNGPTGNQGSFYGDVARSIFFLTIRYNGIDVVSGNPANTTVGALGDLDILLDWHRNDPPDDYEMNRNNVIYNWQFNRNPFIDMPDLVEYIWGTNIGEQWTNPLGVEDNELSDMTIYPNPSSVAITITTPQETGEIFFFDTLGREVYKDNFQSGSPIIHNLPSGVYILKVMTSTTATTRKLIVR, from the coding sequence ATGAAACATTTTTACTTCATTGCTTTTCTTATTTCTATTTGCTATAATCCTTTAATAGCGCAGGTCACTATAAATGAACTTGATGCAGATACACCTAGTACAGATGATCAAGAGTTTATAGAACTACTTACCACTCCAGAAGCTTCTCTAGACGGCTATGTACTTGTTTTATTTAATGGATCTAGTAGTGGCGGTGATAGTAGCTACTTTGCACTTGATCTAGATGGCCTTGTGGCAGATGTAAATGGTATTGTACTTATAGGTAGTAATAATGTGGTGCCTGTTCCAGATTTTATACTGTTTGATAATACGATACAAAACGGTGCAGATGCCGTTGCAATATATCAGGGAGACGAACAAGACTTTCCCGAAGGTACACTTGCTACCACAGCAAATCTTGTAGATGCACTGGTTTATGATACTAACGATAGTGATGATACAAACCTTCTTAATCTATTAGGAGAAAGCACACAAATAAACGAAGGTGGTAATGGTGCATCATCTAGCAACTCCATCCAACTTAATAGTACGGGAGGATATGATGTCACAACCCCTACCCCAGGACAACTTAATGATGGATCTGGAGTGTTGTTTAATTTTATAGGCGCTAGCACCTCTCAAACAGCTTATAACGAAGGTGAAGAGATTACAATAAACTTCACCACTACTACAGCTGTCACCAGCACTACCGAATTTACTTTTACTCTTAACAATGCAGGCTTTAACTCAGCAGATTTTACGGGTAACACAAGTGTTACCATTGCAGCAGGTGCTTCTACAGCACAAACTACTATTTCAATTATAGACGATCAAGACGACGAGGGTGATGAGGAGCTAAAAATCACCTTTGGCGAGATGCCAGATGGTTTTAAAAGAGCAAATGATAATATTATCATACGTATCATAGATAACGACTTTACAACTGCATCATACGGTACTCCCCTCGCTCCTACTTATGACCAAGTAGAAAGTACACAACCAGATGGCTACTACGACTCAATTGACACACTTGCAGATGATGCACTGGTACAAGCCCTACAAGATATCATAGCAGATCCTTCTACGGTACGTGCACAAACCTATTCTGATATTATAGATATCTTAAAAGAGGCAGACCAAAGCCCGCTTAACAGTAATCAAGTATGGCTAGTTTATACAGAGCAGCAACGACCTAAGCTAGATTTTCAGACTTCTGGAGGTAGTAACGAGGGCTTATGGAACAGAGAGCACACCTACCCACGATCGCGGGGAGGTTTTAATGATATAGAGTATGATCAAGTAGCAGACGGTATAGATATTTTTACAACCACAAAGGCAGACTCACTACGCCACGCAAATAGTGATGCCCACGCACTGCGTGCAGCAGATGGGCCAGAAAATAGCTCTCGCAGTAACCAAGACTACGGCGAGTATAATGGCCCTACAGGTAATCAAGGTAGTTTTTATGGTGATGTAGCGCGTAGTATCTTTTTCTTAACCATACGCTATAATGGGATTGACGTCGTATCTGGCAATCCTGCAAATACGACTGTGGGAGCACTAGGTGACCTAGATATTTTACTAGACTGGCACCGCAACGACCCACCAGATGATTATGAGATGAATCGTAATAACGTTATTTACAACTGGCAGTTTAATCGTAATCCCTTTATAGATATGCCAGACCTTGTTGAGTATATCTGGGGTACAAACATAGGTGAGCAGTGGACTAATCCGCTGGGGGTTGAAGATAATGAGCTTAGTGATATGACTATATATCCTAACCCATCTTCTGTTGCAATTACTATAACTACCCCTCAAGAAACTGGTGAGATATTCTTTTTTGACACTCTAGGTCGTGAGGTTTATAAAGATAACTTTCAGAGTGGTAGCCCTATAATTCATAATCTACCTAGCGGTGTATATATTTTAAAAGTGATGACAAGTACAACAGCCACAACACGTAAACTCATTGTGAGATAA
- a CDS encoding metallophosphoesterase: MNKTVHSLSFIITKLLLLGAIVLCASCAVHHDLYREQTHNITVDTSQNYVSFFQLGNAGAYARGANESLLNGVRNYIKKHSKKEDYFLFTGDNLHRNDLKDSRSKKQLLQQLEITKNFKGTALFLPGELEWNETGLKGMEEIEDAIEDFYDEENHFMPKNGCPLETIEVNDEVELILINSQWYIEDWSKVKEMNDKCELKTREQFTTLLSSEIRKARHKTIIIGMHHPLYANGVYGGEIPAEVTYRPTAENLFIPGVGTLWSFLRSQGGLSKQDRYNPLMNELMSHIELASFDAPRVIILSSHERSMQYIDQGEIKQVIAGTGSSVKPARLSKKGLFTSTKPGFSEVRLYEGGASSVHFYGLQDGTLTELYSKTAFQKPKDYNIDSLPTRFPKTMVASIYPQESVLKSAKYEKFWGKHYRYVYGVPVEAPVALLDTLYGGLTVQRAGGGNQTNGLRLEDKEGREYNMRAIAKDPLAFLKSAGYNDLDAENYFEDTVPATVIEDFYTAAHPYGAFAIPRLAGAIDVPHTHPKLYYIPKQKALGNFNKDHGNVLYMIVEKPSGDFNKSHMFEFSNEVESTPDLFKELREDESNQLNERMYIRARIFDMLIGDWDRHEDQWRWAQDKVDEADGVIKYLAVPRDRDQVFAKFDGAFLENAQKIMSGMRQFGNYGPDIPFIEQFSESAVNLDRAILQRADLSLWLEEVIYIQERITEEVVQSAFKAAPKEIQDATWMEIQESLLSRKRNLSDIVQRYYSHLSKFVSLKGTDKDDHFIIENLANGNVRVMAYRIKDGEKGTLLFDRTLDKDVTENIWIYGLDDKDIFEVNGLNKSPIKVALIGGLENDTFTVNGGKNVTIYDQKSYKNTIINKGKATRHIDDIYENHIYDSERRPDSGGTFGLEANYNPDEGFSPRLIFGKSTLGYERHPFKTKIELDARYISLTQAVYASLEWHKAHLFHDWNFKAFGRVTSANYTENFFGLGNGSLNNANSFDDNRVYTQYLQGGIGLYYTGEYGSSTAFDLTYENTDLRDINIITPALANTAYLSLNGKYEYESRDDEAFTTRGMRFTIRSSVADELTSSQYVGAIDPSITFWNAIDRSRNIVLKTSIASELRFGEDIPFYRLATLGANNGLRSYRQGRFRGEQSLAGSIDVGFKLKPIRTFLFPVRAQGYVGYDTGRVWTGGNEDSTLHYSYGGGLQFTTAAVLKTDVHYFYGPEGGRLGFGLSLGL, translated from the coding sequence GTGAATAAAACAGTACACTCCCTTTCATTTATAATCACAAAGTTACTCCTGCTAGGGGCCATAGTACTATGTGCATCTTGTGCTGTACATCACGACTTGTATAGAGAACAAACACATAACATAACAGTTGACACCAGCCAAAATTATGTAAGTTTCTTCCAGCTAGGTAACGCTGGTGCCTATGCGCGCGGTGCAAATGAGTCATTACTAAATGGTGTAAGAAACTACATAAAAAAGCATAGTAAAAAAGAAGATTACTTTTTATTTACGGGCGATAACCTACATCGCAATGACCTAAAAGATAGTCGCAGTAAAAAACAACTTTTACAACAGCTTGAGATCACAAAAAACTTTAAGGGCACCGCACTCTTTTTACCAGGAGAACTTGAGTGGAACGAGACTGGTCTTAAGGGAATGGAAGAAATAGAAGATGCCATAGAAGACTTTTATGACGAAGAAAATCATTTTATGCCTAAAAATGGCTGCCCTCTTGAAACCATAGAAGTTAATGACGAAGTTGAGCTCATTCTCATAAACTCACAGTGGTATATAGAAGACTGGAGTAAAGTAAAAGAGATGAACGACAAGTGTGAGCTTAAGACACGCGAGCAGTTTACGACATTACTAAGTAGCGAGATACGCAAGGCTCGTCACAAAACAATTATTATAGGGATGCACCACCCACTCTATGCAAATGGTGTATACGGAGGAGAAATTCCTGCTGAGGTTACTTATCGTCCCACGGCAGAAAATCTCTTTATCCCAGGCGTGGGAACACTTTGGTCGTTTTTACGATCACAAGGAGGACTTTCTAAGCAAGACAGATATAACCCACTTATGAACGAGCTTATGTCTCATATAGAGCTCGCTAGTTTTGACGCACCTAGGGTCATTATACTCTCTTCACACGAGCGATCTATGCAATACATAGACCAGGGAGAAATAAAGCAAGTTATTGCCGGTACGGGAAGTTCTGTAAAGCCTGCAAGATTGAGTAAAAAAGGACTTTTTACGTCTACAAAACCTGGCTTTTCTGAGGTGAGACTGTATGAGGGAGGCGCATCTTCTGTTCATTTTTATGGATTACAAGATGGTACCCTGACAGAGCTATACTCAAAAACAGCTTTTCAAAAACCTAAAGATTATAACATAGACAGCCTTCCTACACGTTTTCCAAAAACGATGGTGGCATCTATTTATCCCCAAGAAAGTGTTTTAAAAAGTGCTAAGTATGAGAAATTCTGGGGAAAGCACTATAGGTATGTGTATGGAGTGCCTGTCGAGGCTCCCGTTGCCCTGCTCGACACCTTGTATGGTGGTCTTACGGTGCAACGCGCTGGTGGCGGAAATCAAACTAATGGTCTACGCCTTGAGGACAAAGAAGGGCGTGAGTATAATATGAGAGCTATTGCAAAAGATCCGCTTGCCTTTTTAAAATCGGCGGGGTATAATGATCTTGATGCCGAGAATTATTTTGAAGATACCGTTCCCGCAACTGTAATTGAAGACTTTTATACAGCCGCGCATCCTTATGGCGCATTTGCAATACCAAGACTTGCTGGTGCTATAGATGTCCCCCACACACACCCAAAACTATATTATATACCCAAGCAAAAAGCACTAGGCAATTTTAATAAGGACCACGGTAATGTGCTTTATATGATTGTAGAAAAACCTAGTGGTGACTTTAATAAGTCACATATGTTTGAGTTTAGCAATGAGGTAGAAAGCACACCAGATTTATTTAAAGAACTACGCGAAGATGAGTCTAACCAGCTTAATGAGCGTATGTACATACGAGCGCGCATATTTGATATGCTCATAGGTGACTGGGATAGACACGAAGACCAGTGGCGCTGGGCACAAGATAAGGTAGATGAGGCAGATGGTGTCATAAAATATCTTGCTGTACCCAGAGATAGAGATCAGGTGTTTGCAAAATTTGACGGAGCATTTTTAGAAAACGCACAAAAAATAATGAGCGGGATGCGACAGTTTGGTAACTATGGACCAGACATTCCATTTATTGAGCAATTTAGCGAGAGTGCCGTAAACCTAGACAGAGCCATATTACAACGGGCAGATCTATCGCTTTGGCTAGAGGAGGTAATTTATATTCAAGAACGAATTACAGAAGAGGTTGTGCAAAGCGCTTTTAAAGCTGCTCCAAAAGAAATCCAAGATGCTACGTGGATGGAGATACAGGAGAGTTTGCTTTCGCGAAAGCGTAATCTTTCCGATATCGTACAGCGTTATTATAGCCATTTAAGCAAGTTTGTATCTCTTAAAGGAACTGATAAAGATGATCACTTTATCATTGAAAATCTGGCAAATGGAAATGTACGAGTGATGGCTTATCGCATTAAAGATGGTGAGAAAGGCACCCTACTCTTTGACCGAACACTGGATAAAGACGTGACAGAAAACATATGGATTTATGGGCTTGATGATAAAGATATATTTGAAGTAAATGGCTTAAATAAGAGCCCGATTAAAGTGGCTCTTATAGGAGGTCTAGAGAATGATACGTTTACTGTAAATGGTGGAAAGAATGTTACCATTTATGATCAAAAGTCTTATAAGAATACAATTATAAATAAAGGGAAGGCCACCCGCCATATAGATGATATTTACGAGAATCATATTTATGATAGCGAGCGTAGACCAGATAGCGGCGGCACTTTTGGCCTTGAGGCAAATTACAATCCGGATGAGGGCTTCTCACCGCGACTTATTTTTGGAAAATCTACATTGGGTTACGAGAGGCACCCTTTTAAAACAAAGATTGAGCTAGATGCCCGTTATATATCACTCACACAGGCGGTATATGCTTCACTAGAGTGGCATAAGGCTCACCTCTTTCACGATTGGAATTTTAAAGCTTTTGGGCGCGTGACTTCTGCAAATTATACAGAGAACTTTTTTGGACTAGGTAATGGTAGCTTGAACAATGCAAATAGCTTTGATGATAATAGAGTTTACACTCAATATTTACAAGGTGGGATAGGTCTATACTATACTGGTGAATATGGCTCTTCTACAGCATTTGATCTTACTTATGAAAACACAGATCTGAGAGATATAAATATCATAACTCCTGCACTAGCAAATACAGCGTATCTCTCCCTCAATGGGAAATATGAGTATGAAAGTAGAGATGATGAAGCTTTTACCACAAGAGGAATGCGTTTTACAATACGTAGTAGTGTAGCAGATGAGCTTACCTCATCGCAATATGTGGGAGCCATAGATCCTAGTATTACATTCTGGAATGCTATAGATAGATCACGCAATATCGTTTTAAAAACAAGTATTGCTAGTGAGTTACGATTTGGTGAAGATATTCCATTTTATAGACTCGCAACGCTAGGTGCAAATAATGGATTAAGATCTTATAGACAAGGTCGTTTTAGAGGTGAGCAATCACTTGCAGGATCTATAGATGTAGGTTTTAAATTAAAACCCATACGTACCTTTTTATTCCCTGTGCGTGCGCAAGGTTATGTAGGTTATGATACGGGACGCGTCTGGACTGGCGGAAATGAAGATAGCACATTACATTACAGCTATGGCGGCGGATTACAATTTACTACCGCTGCAGTGCTTAAAACAGATGTACATTATTTTTACGGTCCAGAAGGAGGCAGACTAGGTTTTGGGTTATCATTAGGTTTGTAA
- a CDS encoding pirin family protein — MQTILYKANTRGNANHGWLQSFHTFSFASYHNPNRMNFGAMRVLNDDTVAAGRGFDMHRHLNMEIVSIPLSGDLEHKDSMGNQTVIQQGDIQVMSAGTGIDHSEYNKNSDREVQFLQIWIMPNQRPVAPRYDQMKINEHHLKNEFVQILSPNQDDEGVWIYQDAWFHMGDFTQEQTLVHNLHKKGNGLFIFVLEGSAHAAGELLDRRDAIGVYDIAELEITAQSDSKILLIEVPMQF, encoded by the coding sequence ATGCAAACGATTCTATATAAAGCAAACACGCGAGGAAACGCAAACCACGGCTGGCTACAGAGTTTTCACACCTTTAGCTTTGCAAGCTACCATAACCCCAACCGTATGAACTTTGGAGCGATGCGTGTGCTCAATGATGACACCGTAGCGGCTGGTAGAGGTTTTGATATGCACAGGCATCTCAATATGGAGATTGTATCCATCCCACTTTCTGGTGATCTAGAGCATAAAGATAGTATGGGTAACCAGACCGTGATACAGCAGGGTGACATCCAGGTGATGAGTGCCGGGACAGGAATAGATCACAGTGAGTACAATAAAAATAGTGATCGCGAGGTTCAGTTTTTGCAAATCTGGATTATGCCTAACCAGCGCCCAGTAGCGCCTCGTTATGACCAAATGAAAATAAATGAGCATCACCTCAAAAATGAATTTGTACAAATACTCTCACCAAATCAAGATGATGAGGGTGTATGGATTTACCAAGACGCTTGGTTTCATATGGGTGATTTTACACAAGAGCAAACGCTTGTACACAATTTACATAAAAAAGGGAACGGCCTTTTTATTTTTGTACTTGAAGGTAGCGCCCACGCCGCTGGCGAACTATTAGATAGACGTGATGCCATAGGAGTTTATGACATTGCCGAGCTAGAAATCACAGCACAATCTGATTCCAAAATATTACTTATCGAGGTGCCTATGCAGTTTTAA
- a CDS encoding endonuclease/exonuclease/phosphatase family protein, whose protein sequence is MKFSLKNFLQGFGIIAIILTLLPLIAIDYWWIRVFDFPHAQLTLLTFIALITYFIRFNIKYVGDYIFVSILAACFIFQLIKIYDYTPLSAPEALENTITDTSKSIKIYSANVLQKNTHHELLLSQVTNYNPDIVLLMETDTVWKNAVHNRLSIAYPYYLLEPRGNTYGMLLYSKLPLTRKKIRHLVDKEVPSMEAIVTLESNDQIQLYAIHPTPPMPQHNPMSSDRDTEMMKTAFTVNKRTLPVIVMGDFNDVAWSRTTSLFRKVSKLLDPRIGRGFYNTFNAKNILLRWPLDHLFISQEFRVKRLERTDHIKSDHFPVCTELTFEPDGASLQLPQEPTDSEIESAKSQLKEQNLLTLGMK, encoded by the coding sequence ATGAAATTCTCACTTAAAAACTTCTTGCAAGGTTTTGGTATTATAGCCATCATCTTAACCTTACTCCCTCTCATAGCCATAGACTACTGGTGGATACGTGTTTTTGACTTTCCGCACGCACAGCTTACGCTGCTTACGTTTATAGCTCTTATCACCTATTTTATACGCTTTAATATCAAGTATGTAGGAGATTATATTTTTGTAAGTATTCTCGCTGCTTGTTTTATTTTTCAGCTTATTAAGATTTATGACTATACACCATTGTCAGCTCCAGAAGCACTAGAAAATACAATTACAGACACTAGCAAGTCTATAAAAATTTACAGCGCAAACGTCTTACAAAAAAACACACATCACGAGCTCTTACTATCACAAGTCACAAATTATAATCCAGACATTGTATTACTTATGGAGACAGATACCGTCTGGAAAAATGCCGTTCACAATCGTCTGTCCATTGCATACCCATACTATTTACTTGAGCCGCGTGGTAATACGTATGGAATGTTGCTTTATTCAAAACTACCGCTTACGCGAAAAAAAATAAGACACCTTGTAGATAAGGAAGTACCTTCTATGGAAGCTATAGTTACTCTAGAGAGCAATGACCAGATACAACTTTATGCCATACACCCTACTCCCCCTATGCCTCAACACAACCCTATGAGTTCTGACAGGGATACTGAGATGATGAAAACGGCATTTACAGTTAATAAAAGAACGTTACCTGTAATTGTGATGGGTGATTTTAATGATGTAGCTTGGTCAAGAACGACTTCGCTCTTTAGAAAAGTGAGTAAACTACTAGACCCCCGCATAGGCCGTGGTTTTTACAACACATTTAATGCGAAAAATATACTGTTGAGATGGCCTCTTGATCACCTTTTTATCTCTCAAGAGTTTAGAGTAAAAAGACTAGAACGCACAGATCACATAAAATCTGATCATTTCCCAGTGTGTACAGAGCTTACCTTTGAGCCAGATGGAGCAAGTTTACAACTTCCTCAAGAACCCACTGACTCAGAAATAGAAAGTGCAAAAAGTCAGCTCAAAGAGCAGAATTTACTTACCTTAGGTATGAAATAG